The segment TGGTGCGCTACGAGGACATCGACGACAACGGCACGGTGCGGGAGGCGGAGCACGACCTGGTCGTCCTCGCGGTGGGCATCGTGGCCCACGACGAGTGCCGGCGGCTTTTTACCGACGCCGAACTGGCCGTCGACGAGACGCTCTTCGTCGCCCAGCCCGGCAAGCAGGTCGACCCGGCCCGCACGTCCATCCCCGGCGTTTTCAGCGCCGGCACGGCCACCGGGCCGCTCGATATCCCCGACTCCATCCTAAGCGCCGGGGCCGCCGCCGCCCAGACCGCGGTCTACATCGAAAAAATGAAGGGGAAGCCGTGATGGAAGAGAAAAAGAGGAAAATCGGCGTCTACATCTGCCAATGCGGCGGCAACATCTCCGACCACGTCGATGTCGAGGAGGTGCGCCGGCGCATCGAGAAGGAGTACGGCGTCACCGTGGCCAAGACCTCGATGTTCACCTGCTCCGACGCCTCGCAGAACGACATGATCAAGGACATCCGCGAGCAGGGACTCGACGGCATGGTCGTCGCCTCCTGCTCGCCCAAGCTGCACCTGACCACCTTCCGCAACATGTCCAACCGGGCCGGGCTCAACCAGTTCCAGTACGTCCAGGTCAACATCCGCGAACAGTGCTCCTGGGCCCACTCGGACGACCATGAGGGAGCCACCTGCAAGGCGGCCAACCTGGTCGGCGCCGGTATCGAGAAAGCCCTGCGCCAGGAAGCGCTGCAGCCCATCCGCGTCACGTCGGTAAAGAAGGTGCTGGTCATCGGCGCCGGCATCGCCGGACTGCGGGCGGCGCTCGAGCTGGCCGACCTCGGCGTCGAGGTCTTCCTGATCGAAAAGGAAGCCAGCGCCGGCGGCCGGGTGGCGCAGCTGGGCGAGATGTTTCCGGCCGGCAAGAACGGCGGCGAATTGATCGCCATGCTCCTGGCCGAGATCGGGAAGCGCGCCAACATCATACTCTTCCTTAACGCCGAATTGGCCGAGAAGAGCGGCCACATCGGCGAATTCGAGTTGGCGATCCGCATCCGCAGCGCGGCCGCCGTCGCCGGGCGCACCGAGGAGACCGTCCGCATCCAGGTCGGGGCGATCCTGGTCGCCAGCGGCTTCAGCGAGTACGAGCCGAAACCGGGCGAATACGAGTACGGCCAACCCGGCGTGGTCACCCTCTCCGAATTCGAGCGCCTGCTGCAGGCCGAAGGGGAGAAGCTGCTCCACTCGGGACGGGAGGCGAAGAAGGTTGCCTTCATCTACTGCGTGGGCAGCCGCCAGAGCGCGACAAGCGAAGGCGCCAACCGCTGGTGCTCGCGCCATTGCTGCAGCACCGCCACCCATTTGGCCGTGCGCGCCAGGAAGAAATTTCCCAAGCTGCAGTGCTATCATTTTTATCGCGACATGCGCACCTACGGCAAGTTCGAGTCGCTCTACGAGGAGGCGGGCAAGACAGGCTCGGTCTTTCTGCGCTTCCACGAAGAGCGGCCGCCGCGTCTCGAGAGGAGCGGCGAGGGTTGGCAGGTAGCCGTGCAGGACCTGTCGACCGGTGGCGACGAGATCGCTGTGGAAGCCGATTTGGTCGTCCTGGTCACGGGCATGACGGCGCGGTCGAACGACGGGCTGATCCAAGTACTGAAGCTGCCCCTGGGCTCCGACCGCTTCTACAACGAGATCCACCCCAAGCTGCGGCCGGTGGAAACGGTCATCGACGGCGTCTATATCGCCGGCAGTTGCCAGGGGCCAAAAAACGCGGGCGAGAGCGTCGTATCGTCGCTGGCGGCGGTGGCCAAGGCGGCGGCGCTACTCGTCAAGGGCTATGTCGATTTGCAGCCTTTTGTCGCCTATGTCCAGCCTGAAAAATGCACCTGGTGCGGCAAGTGCCAGCCGGCCTGTCCCTACGGCGCCATAGAGAAGGTCGCTTACGGCGACAAGGAGGTGGCGCAGGTGGTCGACGTCCTGTGCAAGGGCTGCGGCGCCTGCCTGCCCCCCTGCCCGCTCGACGCCACCCAGCTGAAGGGATACACCGACGAGCAGATGGAGGCCATGATCGATGTCCTGGCCCGGGAGGTCGCCCATGAAGGATGATAGTCGCGAACGGTTCCCGGAGAGCGTGTTGCTCAGCGGCCGCAAGCGCGAGACGGCGCGCCAGGAATTTTCGGCCAGGAAAGAGATCTTGGACCTGCTGCGCGCCCGGGGGCCGCAAACCGTCCGCGAGTTGGCCGCATCCTTGAGCATCTCCGCTGATGAAGCCACCTGGTGGCTGATGGGTTTCGTGCGCTACAACAAGGTCAAGGCATCGGAGAAGGCCGACGACGAAGGCTACTACCGCTACGCCATCCTCGAAGTGAAGTGACCA is part of the Candidatus Aminicenantes bacterium genome and harbors:
- a CDS encoding glutamate synthase, with the translated sequence VRYEDIDDNGTVREAEHDLVVLAVGIVAHDECRRLFTDAELAVDETLFVAQPGKQVDPARTSIPGVFSAGTATGPLDIPDSILSAGAAAAQTAVYIEKMKGKP
- a CDS encoding FAD-dependent oxidoreductase, which translates into the protein MEEKKRKIGVYICQCGGNISDHVDVEEVRRRIEKEYGVTVAKTSMFTCSDASQNDMIKDIREQGLDGMVVASCSPKLHLTTFRNMSNRAGLNQFQYVQVNIREQCSWAHSDDHEGATCKAANLVGAGIEKALRQEALQPIRVTSVKKVLVIGAGIAGLRAALELADLGVEVFLIEKEASAGGRVAQLGEMFPAGKNGGELIAMLLAEIGKRANIILFLNAELAEKSGHIGEFELAIRIRSAAAVAGRTEETVRIQVGAILVASGFSEYEPKPGEYEYGQPGVVTLSEFERLLQAEGEKLLHSGREAKKVAFIYCVGSRQSATSEGANRWCSRHCCSTATHLAVRARKKFPKLQCYHFYRDMRTYGKFESLYEEAGKTGSVFLRFHEERPPRLERSGEGWQVAVQDLSTGGDEIAVEADLVVLVTGMTARSNDGLIQVLKLPLGSDRFYNEIHPKLRPVETVIDGVYIAGSCQGPKNAGESVVSSLAAVAKAAALLVKGYVDLQPFVAYVQPEKCTWCGKCQPACPYGAIEKVAYGDKEVAQVVDVLCKGCGACLPPCPLDATQLKGYTDEQMEAMIDVLAREVAHEG
- a CDS encoding MarR family transcriptional regulator, with the protein product MKDDSRERFPESVLLSGRKRETARQEFSARKEILDLLRARGPQTVRELAASLSISADEATWWLMGFVRYNKVKASEKADDEGYYRYAILEVK